AGAGGAAGATAACTAAAGGCTCGCTAGGAGAGGACATCCTAATGTCTATCCCTTTGCACGCCCCCAGTCACCACAAGAGGCAGCACACCCTGGGCGTCCGGGGCCCGACAGCAGCAGGGGGCGTGCCCAAAGGGGAAGCGGGGAGCCCCGGGTCGGTGTTTGGGATCCTGCACCCTGCGGAGTCCTCCCGGCCTGGTCCCGCCCCCGCCTCACCTGTCCCCGCGGTCCCCAGCAGCCGCTCCGGCACCCCTTGTAAGTCTTCAAGGAGGCCGCGGAAGATCTCGTGCAGCTTCTCGAAATGCTCGGAGGAGGCGGCGGAGGCGGCCATGGCGCAGGTTGCGCGTGAGCTGCGGCCACCGGGCGCTgggcccactcccacctcagcaaTCAGCTGCCCAGCCCCGAAGCCATCACTGCAGCCGCACCTCGGCCTCCCGGAATCAGGCGCTTCCGGGGTCCTCGGAGCCGGACGCCCTCCCCCTGCTTGTCACTGCACGGGCGCCGGGCGCCAAAGCCTGACAAGAAGCCGGGGCGGGGACGACACTCAGCTACTACAGGGGCGCGGTCTCGCGCCAAGACGAGCCGGTGGCTCCGACCTGGAGACAAACAGTGGGCACAGAGGAGGTACCAAAGGGAAGGGCCCGAGGGAGCCCGCGGGACTGGCGCCTCGGCCGCCTCATCCGGGCCCGCCGGTCCTGCAGTGCATACTGGGAATTGTAGTTAAGTGAGGGAGGACGGCCGTGCAGGGAGGGCCCGGAGTGCCAGCGGTGTTGCGCAGACTGGCTAGCACACGCCCCTCGCTGTCATCGCAGTTCCTTCTGCCACCTGACTTCATATCCCGTCTAAATGTTCAGTCTCAGCCCTAGATAGATGAGCAGAGGCCTGCCTACCCTCGGATGGTATAACTCTAATAAAAGTGGAGAGATTAAGTGGCCAGGGTCACATGTTTTCAGAACCGGAAAATGGGCAGTGTGATCCCAGAATACCCACAGCTTTTAGCGGCTGAACCAGTCCAGACCATTAGGCTGCCCCGGGTTCTCATTCACAACATGTTAAGAATAGACATTTTGATAAACCAAAGTTATATATTGATCAAAGTAATTTTGTCTCTGCCCTTGGGTAATGTATGATTTGGTGTGGAAGACAGACCCATCTTATCTGCCCTTATGTGAAATATATCAACAATTACGAAGTCCTTTCTGTCCTTCCATAGATATAAACCCCTGTGTATACTGTTGGCAGGGTTTCCAACAAAGGGCCCACTCACAAAAGTTTTCGTGGTGATTCAATATTTAtacatggaaatatatatatatatatatatatatatatatatatatatatatatatatatatatatatataaaagggtGTTACCGAGGGGTACAACACTTATCTAGCATAAGCAAATCCTATAGTCCATCTTCTAAGGTGTGTGTGGGAGTGGGTTCCtggtgatttttgtctttgaagcCCTGGGTTTTACAAGCTTGAATCCACCAACCGTTAaattcaatgaaaaaataaaaacaaaacgcAGTGTGCAGGGATGACAAAGTCTGATGTTGTTAGCAGTGGTGCGAAgtcttaatatttttcttataaaattaaaaggTAGTTCAAGAGTGTTGTTGTTCaattttaatcctagcacttggaagacagaggcagatggatcactgagttcgaggccagcctggtctacagagcacattgcaggacagccagaccaTATAGAGAAACCATGcccaaaaaacataaaattaaaaaatttatacTTGAATATGTATGAACACATGTGAGGGCAAGTGCCCTGCctgtggagcccagaagagggtgttgggtcttttggagctggagttacaggtgggctGCCTGCCATGCTGTTAAGAGTTGTGTGTGATCCAAAGAACTGTGACATTTCTTCAACCCCAAGTCTTATCTTTCTGTCGCAGAAATAGATATAAAAAGGAGCTCCTGCCAAGACCGAGAGATGTGGAAACAGTGACCTTTGGTCGGTGTCACGTAAGTAGAAAATGATTTGATGATTGGTCTGGTGATCACAAACCAAATTAACGACACTTGCATTTTAGGTGTACTATAGTGATTCTGGGACACAGGCATCCAATAGAATGGGAAATAACTGCATAACTGTGTTTTCTTTAAGCTACAATTACTTTCATTTAATTCTAACAGTTATAATCTAGAATTAAAAACAAGGTAATTGAAAAGAACCTTTGTTTTCATTGACAAGTGAATATAAATTaagtgaaatattattttaattaatcacTGCATTGTCAAAAATTTTCCAATATCCccataaactaattttaaaatacgTTTATTGGTCAGAACAAACCcataaatttattaatttacaaaTATTAGAAGTTAAAGATTGTGGTCCTGTCAGTCTTACATATTCAAGCTTAAAATATAATTGTCAGCCCGAGGAAATGGCAAACTCCCTTAGAATAGCATCCTCCAAACCAGTGATGGGAACATGAGGGATTCCTGACACCCTTGGTCTGCATTGCTTTTGATAAAAGCTCTCCAAATAAAGCAGAATCGTAGTAAATTGAGGCTATCTCTACTttcttttgcagtgctgggatcaaacccaggggccTCAACATTTCAGGAGAGCATACCCCCAAAGTcaaaattgatttcttttttttttacaaaattatttgtatgtgtgcctgcatatatatctatGCACCACATTCCTGCAGGGCCTGTGGAGGTAGATGAGGCTGTCTGATCCTCTAGATCATCTATAACTgaggttatagatggttgtggttgCCAAGTGGGTCCTAgtaattgaaccagggtcctctggaacagcaggcATTACTAAGCCATCCCATCTCTCCATACACATTCCTGAAATGGACATCTTGTTAAGCTAATGTAAGAAAATGCTCTAAAAGATTATGAACTGACTATAATTACCAATCCTTAGGATAACATTTCTGAATAGAGAAATATTTCACTCTTGTGCTTTGGACATTTTCCTATCACTCTGACTGACTGGTGATTAAGACAGTGTGCCTTTCTGTAGCTGTCTATTACTGCCTTTCCGTTATGGTTTTAGATCCTCAGCTGACCCCTTCATTATCATGTGTCCCCTCctaggatttttcttttaaacttcttCCCTGCGGCATCTGTGCTTCTCAGTGACCGATTACAACACAGATAGTGTCTCCCTTGCTTTGCAACTGTACTCAAAGACTCCACAGTGATTTGTCCCATCTCTGGTAATTTGTCTACACTACAGTCTGATTAAGAACTTTTcctttgtggctattgtgaatttTGTGGAAACACATTCAACTGCATGAATGCACAAGAAGACACACAAAATCGACACAATGACAATGAGAAGGCctttccttttctagtttcctaagAGAAACTAAGGCACAAAAAAGAGGCCTCTGTGGGTCTGGGGTCAGTAACTGACCCCAGTGACCTATCGTCTCATACCGTTCCTTTCATTACCTCCTTACTAGGCTGAGAAACAGCGGGAGAAAATGACagtttggctttatttttatctctGCCCTTCAAATCCCACAAATTTCTTAGAGAAGGAAGCTCTTCAGTGGTCTGGACATAGAAAAGTGTCTCAGAAGCCAAAGCTTCAGACTGCCAGATTTAGTAAAAACTTTTCTTAAGTATCCAGATGTTGGGACCACAAAGCCCTGCCTGCCCTTGAGCCAGGCTCCGGGACTCCTGAGGTTCAGCTGAGGTTACAATGGAGTTCTTCAAGGAGAGGATGGTCGGCTCGGAGGAGCTCCATCTAATCCACATTGTCATGTACCAATCTTCATAGGGCTTTCATGCTCCTGGTTAGGGGGAGTTTCCAAAGGAAAATAGGAGCTGTGTAGGTCACATGAAGGTCCTCTGTCTTAGTGATACCACTAGAAACGCTGGCAGGAGCAGGAACAAAATAAGTCAATACAAACTCAAGGGGTTTCGAGGAACCTGGCAGTGTACTAGGATTTAACTGGATGCCAAGCAGGAAAGGCTTGAAGTTCTTCGCTCTTCAGGTTCAAGGTTTTGGCCACTTTGAAGGATAATCATCATCTCCTCCAATCTTCTTTTGAGTCCAAACCACCACTTACCAATCCACTGGGAGGCCCAGCAGGTCACAGCTGACATCCCACAGCCGCCTGGCTATTATCTCATTGCGACCTTGGTAAGAGACCCATGCCAACTGGCAATCACTGGAAGGGAAACAGAGAGACTTGAAACACAGGGTCAATAATGGCATTTTCTCTTTGCCTAATATAAAGAATATGCCAGGAAAACAATCTAGAGCTCACGGGTCCCCCAGATACTTTACAGAACAATGCTATCCTATTCCTTCATTTGCTgatccttttatttatttgcatctctctatgtagcccaggctggcttggaccaCTTGCTCTGTtggcccagcctggcctcaacaTCATGATCCTTTTGACTCCctcctctcaaatgctggggttataggcacatgccaccacagcCAGACTATTCTTCAGTCTCTCCCTCAAGAAAATATTTCTATCTTCTCAATCAACTATCTCCGATCAGAATGCTTCGCTATAAAGTGGTGGTCTGTGTATATGCTTAGCTATATCAGTGTCGCCCAGACACTGTACAGACAGGTCCATTTACTTCAAAGGAGGTCAAAGGTCTACCCCTCAAGGCCTTGGGCAGTGACCTGTGGCTAACATCCTGCTGTTCACATTGGCTGCAGAAGGCATTGTTACAGGAGTGGAGAAGGATCGGGAGCTACCTCAGTGGTTGAGTACTGACTGCCTGGCCCACTTAAGTCCTAGCACATGGGGGCACAGTGAGAAAGGGCGAGGAAGAACAAAAAGCATAAAAGTGAGAATGAGGGAAATCACTTTTTAATACCAAGCCCACTCAGTAATAATGGCAGCAGTATTCCATGAGCTTGATGATTTTCGTTCTCCACACTGTTGTGTTGGGGACACAGTCGAGCCACAGAGAGGTGTTCTCAGAATCCTCCTCTACACTGCCATAACTCTGCAGGACAGGCATCCAAACTCTGTACCACCTAGAAACTTCTTTCAAGGACaattctcttttattcattttatactcTCTGCATCTAGTAcattttgtgcatgcatgtgtgtgtacacatcagcatgcatacattcatgttcatgtgtgcacatgtgcacatgtgtattcatgtataaGGAAGGCAGATGTTGACATCACATGTCTTCCTCAATAACTCTCCACCTTCCTTTTagggcagggtctctcagtgaactaGAGGTCAccaattcagctagactggctagccagcaagcctcaaagatcttcctgtctctgcctcccttgtcctgggatcacaggtgtgtaccaATGCACTTGACTTTTCTGTGGATGCTAGCAAGTGAACTTAGGTCTGAATATCAGATGTGCTAGCTACATGAGAATCAGTTCATCCCAAGATCTTGCAAGAAATGCTGGTGGGAACATAAGCAGAGTAACTCTGGACAAACCCCAAGTGTTTACCGATTCGAGCAACCCCCTTGCCCCTCTAGTACTCATACTGGGATTTTCCTTGTCCTTTTGTCCCCGCTTTGTGCtccagggcagtggttctcaaacatGGTGGGATCCCTCCTGAGGAAGCTTGGCAATGTCTGACTACAGTTATGGCTGTCACAGAGGATGGAGGTATACCAGTGTCTAGGAGGGGGAAGGTAGGGCTCTGCACAAGGCAGCCTCCCACAAGAAAGGCCTCCTCTGAGGACTGCTGACCTCCCCACAATACCATGTGTAAGCAACTTTGTCTTCAGTCTCATAGTTAAAGGAGGTTCAAAAGCTTTACTGAGCAAGACTTCCTCCCCAGCATAAATATAAAGAGAATCAGAAATTCTCTCAACTCACATGGCTGGCCACAGGTGaatgagacatctgggttgttctgCAGGACCTAGCCACTCCTCTGAACTGACTGCTCCTCCCTCTTGTCAGCTAATTGGTCTCAGCAAGAAGGAAAGTAACTAACACGGGCCTTTCCAGTGTATCaatcacattaaaaaattaacttGAATGGATGGTTAGAAGGAAAGATAGTACCGTAGTATATCCTTATGACCTCAAGTAAGgcagtggatccctggatacgaCACCAAAAGTCCAACTGACAAACAAACATGATAAATTGGACTTCATCAACATTAAAATTAGACACTTGGGTTAGGGATAGAGCTCAGCAgcagaagctctgggttcagtcccagCAACACATGCACGagcgcacacatgcgcacatacacatacatgcatgctatAAATGTGTTTGAGCTTTAAAGGATACCATCAAAAAAGATGGGATGATAATCCACAGAATATAAAGATATATTTGCAAATCATATATCTGATAAAGGGCTTGTATCTAGCCTATAAAGAACACTGAACAGTAAAAAgcaaaacctaattttaaaaatggcagAAGAGCTGAAAAGACAATTCTCCAATAAAGATGCACAAATGAACAAAGCACACAAAAATGCTCAACATTAgcaggaaaatgaaaaggataaGCTGCAATTTCATATATACTAGGATGGCTAAgactagaaggaaggaaggtgctGTCCATAGGCTGGAGAAACCTAAGCCTTCACACACTGCTAGTGGGAATGCAAAATTGGACAGCTACTTGGAAAAGCCTGGTAGTTCCTCTACAATTAAATACGAAGTTGCCGAATGGCTCAGAGATTCCTCCATAGATCATTAAGGAATGTCCATACAAAAATTCCCATGTGGGTCAAGTATGATGGTGTAAGTCTTTAATCCAAGtattcaagaggcagaagcaggaggatcaaggcccaCCTGGGTTACTttgcaaattcaaagccagctgaGATACAGAGTGAAAActgatctcaaaaacaaacacatacagcacaaaacaaaacccacagccagacattgcagctcacacctataatcccagaacttgggaagctgaggtacAATAACTgccacaagttccaggccagccttgtttcCAAAACCAGAATGGAATAAGCCAaacaatagtaaaataaatattaaatgaatgTTCATAACAGTATTATTTAAATAGCCAGAAAGCAGAATGGTATGTTCATTTTATGCATGGTATATAATGATATGAACATACAATGAAATATTGTTTTTAACTAAAAGGTGAAATATACTTTCACATGAATGAAACTTGAAAACATTTAGGTAGGTGAAAGAAACCACAAGAGATTCTAGTTATGATTCCACTTATACGAATATGGAGACTAGGCAAATCCATAGAGACAGAAAGTAGGTTAGTAGGAGCAGGCAAGGGAATAGCTACTAAAATAGTCAAGGCCTCTCTCTATCAGGACAGGCTTCAAATTCACCTCTAGAGACCTGTGACTGCTGCTAGACcttcaaaatgaagaaaaaattaatattcaCAGCATAAGAAAATTTCCTTAAGAGTCACACATCTGAGCATTTGGGAAttaaaaggcaggaggattaggagttcaaagccagcttcaaCTAGAGATTGAGCTTGAAATCAgcatgagaccatgtctccaaaaagagagagagagagagagagagagagagagagagagagatagatagatagatagatagatagatagatagatagatagatctgggGCCAGTGTGGCGGCGCACACCTTTCTTCCCAGCACCCTGGGATGCAGAAGCAGGTGACTCTCTGTCTGAGGTCAGCCaggtccacagagcaagttctaggacagcgaaGGCCTAgtaagaccttgactcaaaagaataaaacactTCCAACACACAGTGTTATGTGTCTAGTGTACAGTGCTTTTATACTTTATATAGTTTTTGAAGTTCAGATCTTTATTTCCAACTATTTGATACACAACTTGTATGCATGCAGATATCACATACTAGACAAATATATAGTCTTAGGTCACTTCAACTGAATatctaatttttattcttttggcaATAGCAAATTTACCCTCCCAATCAACTTGTCCTCTTTGAAGAGTGGATGGGAAACAATGGAACTAAGGTTCAAGACAGTTGGTGTCCCCACACTCCTAAACAGTTCCCCTCGAGGTATGTAAGACAGCTGGCTGGCCACTGACATTCCCAGTCTGCACTGACACTGCAGTACACTTCCCTCTTGCTTGTTTGCCAGACTTCATGCCCACTGCTTTGGAATTAAGTTCCATGCATTCTTTCCCCATTCTGCATCTCCCTTCCCGTTCTCATCAACAACCAGGTTCCACAGATGTGAAACTGGGTTACCAAATCCTCTTTCAGCCCCACACTCAACTAGGCATCCATTAAGAAGTCAGGCAGGCCTCGCTCATGGAAGCTGCCTTTTCATTCCAGTTGTCACTGCTTGAAACCAGGAACTGGTTACTTATGGGGTTACTTATTCaatcattaataaataaattaatttaaaaattttttattccttttttgtttctccCAAAGCAGAGATCAGATCATATTCTATTTCTCTGCTGCACTAACTTCTATGACTGCTCCACCAGGCTGGCATTATTAACCCTTTGTCATCTGTTTATTCATCTTTCCAATCTAATGCTATTATTCATCTTTCCACTCTAACGCTACCCACAGTATGTTTATTCATCTTTCCACTCTAACTCTACCCACAGTCTTGTCTATAAAATACCAACAATATCTTGAAGGTGGGGATAAAATATAAGTTTGAACTTATGTGACACatgattttctttataaaaatatggTGACAGGCTTGAGGATGGGAATGGGACATGTTTGGCCATGAGTTATGGCAGCTTAAGCTGGACAGTGGGTGAATATGGGGTTAATATGCTATTTATTCTACAATAAAaattgaggcagaggcaggcagattgtgAGTTTGGGATCAGTTTGCTATGCAGCAAGACCATGTCTGAAAAGATAAATATATAAGTAGATAACAGGGCTGGGAGAttagcttagtgggtaaagggcaTGCTTTGCAAACATGAGGATGCACGTTATAGAAAAAcaaaccagatgtggtggcacaaacctgtaatcccaggacaggGGACTGAGACAGGTGGGTTCCTGCGACACACTGGCCAGGGAGTCTGGCTCTCTTGGCATGTCTCAAGCCAAAGACAAGAAATCTTGTCATTCTCTGTGTCCTACCCCCTTCAAAAGGTGGATGGTGCCTGAAGTTATCCTCTGGCTTCCCcaaggacagacacacatgcaagccttcatgcatacaaacatgcatacaacACACCCAAAACACCAAAACTTAGGCAGGGGACGTGGCAGTGATAGAACTTGCCCCAAGAGGCCTCAgggtccatccccagcactgagaaaataataaaataaaatacaagtgtgatggtttgtatattgttggaccagggagtggcaccatctggaggtgtggcctggttggaataggtgtgtcacagtgggtgtcggcttaagactctcaccccagttgcctggaagtcagtcttccactagcagcctttggatgaagacgtagaactctcagctctgcctgtgccatgcctgcctgaatactgccatgctcccaccttgatgataatggactgaacctctgaacctgtaagccagccccaagtaaatgttgtttttttttaagacttgccttggtcatggtgtctgttcacagcagtaaaaccctaactatgacaacaAGGGACTCGATTGGTTCTATTTCAATTGTGAAGATAATAGAGAAatacagattaaaaacaaaatagaggggctggagagatggctcagccgttaagaacactggctgctcttctagagtcctgagttcaattcccagcacctacagggacccaatgccttcttctggtgtgtctgaagagagctacagtgcactcaaacacataaaataaataaataattcttttttttaaaaaaagaagaagttggggtacaaaaagggaagaaaacaggattgacatgagagagagaacaaaagctaaaaaaaaacataattattactataaaagatggtataaaaataaaatcaaagctaGTGGGTACTAAAAAAAGTGTGAACAGGCAAATTCTTTTATTAAACGACAAAAGCTATTTTAGGagatgagagatggctcagtgttaagagttcaattcccagcaaccacatggtggctcacaaccatctgtaacgagatctggcaccctcttctggagtgtctgaaggcagctacagtgtacttacatataataaataaatttttttaatctattgttattactttatatgtatgagtatttatGTGCAATGTATGTCTATGAACCCTGTACATGCCCAGTACCCACAGTGGCCAGAAGGGAATGTccgattccctggaactagagttacacacAATTGTAACtgagtgctgagaatggaacccaggccctctggaagagcagcctgtgctagCCCAGCCATCTCTCTGACTCTGGGAAATACACATTTTACAAAAATGCATATACCAGATCAAGCAAACCCCAAGTTATTTCCCCAAAGCAGTAACAACTCATTTCAAAGACAGATACCCTCATACCTGAAATGACTGCCACTTAGGCTCTCGAGACCTTCTGTCAGGGCACAGTACAGGCTCGTCTGAGCTCCCTCTTGAGGGGTCttgatgaaaacaaagaaaagttgCCAAAGCCATCTCATAATAGAGGAGTACCGCGTCAATTCAGAATGGACTGTGCCAGGGTGTACAGAGTATGTTGTCACTCCAGAACCTGGGGCAGGCAGGGGACAtgtcaagaaggaagacaaaatttGATTTAACAACTAGACAAAGAGAGCAAAGCATGTGACGACACTTATGACACCCACAGGCGATCTCTGCTCCTGGTGAGCATCTATGTCACATGCACCTACTCACTGCAATTTATACACGCTGCAGACTCAGGAAGCAGGCTCCTAAGAGACAGGCTTGCCGCTGCACTAGGGTAGGAGAGCCAAGTCCCAGCCTCCCAGCAGCCCTTCGCACGGTTGGTCTTCCTCATCCCTCCCTCTCAGGCTTCTTTCCACTGCCTTCCATGACCCCATGCCTCTTCCAATGTTCTTAAATCTCCAGGTGCTGTAACTCCTTTCCTTAGTCATCACTTTCTACCCAGATACCAAACCTCAGAATTCTCACAGTGCATTAAACTCCCACCatacaattttgtttgtttggggtgttttgtttttttttgagataggggttCTTTGTGTGgccttggttgtcctgaaactggctctgtagatcaagctggcctggaactcatagagatctgattgcctctgcttcccaagtgctgggactgatgTGTTTATCAacactgtgtgtgtttctgtgtatgtatgccatgtgtggggcacatgcagaggccagaagatcccctggagctggagttgtgggCAACTGCTCCTTTGAATAGCAGTAACATATTACATGGAAAGGTCACAGAGATTTTATTAGAGTTGTAGATCCGTCTATGACGAATACACAGAAGCAAACGCATAGGAAGGTGACTGGCAGCTGATGACAGTGGTAATTTGAAGGATGGGGgaatttccttttccccttcccttctccctcttgctccagccCCTGCTCGCTCCGGGCTCAGGCTGGGGGATTAATAGAGGCTTTCTATCTTTAGTTCTGTGTACTTCTAAACTATTTGAATGTCATAAAGTGAATGTGACATACAACTAGAAAAACTTCATGTGCCGGCTGTTAAACACCTATTAGCCTCACTTTCCCTCAGAGCTGTAAAGCAAATCAAGAAGTCCCTGAACCTGCCTCATCCTCTACTTCATCCCCAGACCCTACGAAGGACATGGGATGCATGTCTGTGGGACGGATGATCAATCTTCCTGCACATCAGGGTTCCTGTATTATACATACCACTATTTCCCACTTAATGAACCCAACTGCCAGGGCTCCCTTACTGTTTTTCCCTAACTCTCACAATGGATGCATCTCTCTACCTCTGCATCATCTTAGCTTCTTCACCCACCCTTTGGTAGTTCTTACAACATTTTCTCCTTAACTGTCCTGAACCGATAAGGGATGCCTTGCCCTAGCACAGACTGGACACCGGGTCTGAGATGACCACTGGCTTCCTTCTTCTCATCTTGCAACTTCTGTAGCTGTCCTTGTGGTTTGGTCACCCTGTTTCAACAGTGAGGCTCTTGCTCCTGACTCCTTGAGCTTCAGTTCTGTCTGGTTCAACTGCTAGGCACTGCCTGCCCTAGACTCCCTTTCTCTTTATTAGAAATACACAGCAGAC
The nucleotide sequence above comes from Mus musculus strain C57BL/6J chromosome 12, GRCm38.p6 C57BL/6J. Encoded proteins:
- the Rdh11 gene encoding retinol dehydrogenase 11 isoform 3 (isoform 3 is encoded by transcript variant 3): MMCPYSKTADGFEMHIGVNHLGHFLLTHLLLEKLKESAPSRIVNLSSLGHHLGRIHFHNLQGEKFYSAGLAYCHSKLANILFTKELAKRLKGSGVTTYSVHPGTVHSELTRYSSIMRWLWQLFFVFIKTPQEGAQTSLYCALTEGLESLSGSHFSDCQLAWVSYQGRNEIIARRLWDVSCDLLGLPVDW